A stretch of the Arthrobacter sp. PAMC 25486 genome encodes the following:
- a CDS encoding penicillin-binding transpeptidase domain-containing protein, with protein MIRRVTVFLLALGLVLGGTACSPKDDGTATAAALAKALASHTVGDLSFDKATADVQKELTGLAESIDPVWPDVSVGSVAVTEDTARVSLNYSWKLPDLDKPWTYATGADMKRDGNGWIITWSPEMVEPKLKSGERFKLASSYGQRAQILSADGEAIVKARPVRIVGINKDGLSEETAESSAKALADVLGIDEQGYLDKVKAYGPVAFVDAITLREDAFNELNQEQLNAIKGVLATASTLPLAPSRTFAQAILGTVHEATAEDIEKSEGKIVAGQVVGSAGLQAAFNDQLSGTRGVTISAVPAAKDAAEDATASPTDDAGTSPEDPNAPLTVLFSSDPVNGTDVKTTLVPGLQSAAEDALADVTSPSSVVVMRPSTGAILASANGPDSQGYNTAFLGQYAPGSTFKIATSLGLLRLGMTPESTVTCSPEYVADGKKFLNAPGYAPEATGEVSLTTAVAHSCNTAFVSQFEKLPQTGLADAAGALGIGMSNDLGLQAFMGAVPRDSAGTEHAASMIGQGKIQVSPLSMAALMASAVKGEAVAPVLVDGHDGKVKPAEGAALTGEEAGDLRTMMRAVVTDGYLDNLADLPGAEAIGKTGTAEYGTETPPRTHSWVIAAQGDVAVAVFVEDGDLGAVTGGPLAKTILAAAAG; from the coding sequence ATGATTCGTCGCGTCACAGTATTTCTGCTCGCACTCGGTCTCGTACTTGGTGGGACAGCTTGTTCTCCCAAGGACGACGGGACGGCAACAGCCGCTGCACTGGCCAAGGCACTTGCCAGCCACACAGTGGGAGACTTGAGTTTCGACAAGGCAACGGCCGACGTCCAAAAGGAGCTGACCGGGCTCGCCGAGAGCATCGACCCTGTCTGGCCGGATGTCAGCGTTGGCAGCGTCGCCGTCACCGAGGACACGGCCCGTGTTTCACTGAACTACTCCTGGAAGCTCCCCGACCTGGACAAGCCATGGACGTATGCCACCGGCGCCGACATGAAGCGCGATGGGAACGGCTGGATCATCACCTGGTCCCCGGAAATGGTCGAACCCAAGCTCAAGTCTGGCGAGCGGTTCAAGCTGGCCAGCAGCTATGGCCAACGAGCCCAGATCCTCTCCGCCGATGGTGAAGCAATTGTGAAGGCCCGTCCGGTGCGCATCGTCGGCATCAACAAGGACGGCCTCAGTGAAGAAACAGCTGAATCCTCGGCCAAGGCTCTGGCCGACGTGCTGGGAATCGACGAACAAGGCTACCTTGACAAGGTCAAGGCGTATGGGCCCGTGGCCTTTGTCGACGCCATCACCTTGCGTGAGGACGCGTTCAATGAGCTGAATCAGGAGCAGCTCAACGCCATCAAGGGTGTCCTGGCCACGGCTTCCACCCTGCCGCTGGCACCCTCGCGCACCTTTGCCCAAGCCATTCTTGGCACCGTCCATGAAGCCACGGCCGAGGACATTGAAAAATCCGAGGGCAAGATTGTTGCGGGACAAGTTGTTGGCTCGGCAGGCCTGCAGGCTGCATTCAACGACCAGCTTTCCGGCACCCGGGGCGTGACCATCAGTGCCGTTCCCGCCGCTAAGGATGCTGCGGAGGATGCCACCGCTTCCCCCACGGACGACGCCGGGACCTCACCCGAGGATCCCAACGCACCTTTGACCGTCCTCTTCTCGAGCGACCCCGTCAACGGCACCGATGTGAAGACCACGTTGGTGCCGGGCCTGCAAAGCGCCGCCGAGGATGCCTTGGCTGATGTGACATCACCGAGCTCCGTTGTGGTCATGCGGCCATCCACGGGGGCTATTTTGGCATCGGCCAACGGCCCCGACAGTCAGGGGTACAACACGGCATTCCTGGGCCAATATGCCCCCGGATCAACGTTCAAGATAGCCACCTCCCTTGGCCTGCTTCGCTTGGGAATGACCCCGGAGTCAACGGTGACTTGTTCCCCTGAGTACGTCGCGGATGGCAAGAAGTTCCTGAACGCCCCAGGCTACGCACCCGAGGCGACAGGCGAAGTGTCCTTGACAACTGCCGTCGCGCATTCCTGCAACACAGCCTTCGTCTCCCAATTTGAGAAGCTGCCCCAGACCGGTCTGGCGGACGCGGCGGGCGCGCTGGGAATTGGCATGAGCAATGACCTTGGATTGCAGGCCTTCATGGGAGCTGTCCCGCGGGACTCCGCCGGCACGGAGCATGCCGCGTCCATGATCGGACAGGGAAAGATACAGGTTTCACCACTGTCCATGGCTGCGTTGATGGCCTCCGCGGTCAAAGGTGAAGCGGTTGCCCCGGTGCTGGTTGACGGACACGACGGTAAGGTCAAGCCAGCAGAGGGAGCAGCCCTGACAGGGGAGGAAGCCGGCGATCTGCGCACCATGATGCGTGCGGTCGTCACCGATGGCTACCTTGACAACCTGGCCGACCTGCCCGGAGCCGAGGCAATCGGCAAGACCGGAACCGCCGAATACGGCACCGAGACCCCGCCACGCACCCACTCATGGGTCATTGCCGCACAGGGTGATGTTGCCGTGGCCGTCTTCGTCGAAGATGGAGACCTTGGGGCTGTGACCGGAGGACCCTTGGCCAAGACAATTTTGGCTGCGGCGGCCGGGTGA
- a CDS encoding hemerythrin domain-containing protein: protein MEPLTLGQALELEHREIDGGFEAYVASLDDSAGVQATPEPAADAGPLMAALTGLRRHIYLEEEFLFPPLKRAGLMGPIFVMLREHGLLWKQLDAVESLFQGSADAGEMRLACNDLLALLSDHNAKEEPIIYTQADEILGAEASGELLKFLDQGTTPEGWAASAA from the coding sequence GTGGAACCGTTGACGTTGGGCCAGGCTTTGGAGCTTGAACACCGGGAAATCGACGGCGGGTTTGAAGCCTATGTGGCGTCGCTGGACGATTCTGCGGGTGTCCAGGCCACGCCCGAGCCTGCGGCCGACGCCGGCCCGCTGATGGCGGCGCTGACCGGGCTGCGCCGCCACATCTACCTCGAGGAAGAGTTCCTGTTCCCGCCGTTGAAGAGGGCGGGGCTCATGGGTCCGATCTTCGTCATGCTCCGCGAGCACGGCTTGTTGTGGAAGCAGCTGGACGCCGTGGAATCATTGTTCCAGGGCTCCGCCGATGCCGGGGAAATGCGCCTGGCCTGCAACGATCTGCTCGCCCTCCTCAGCGATCACAATGCCAAGGAAGAACCCATTATTTACACGCAGGCCGATGAGATCCTCGGTGCCGAAGCCAGTGGTGAACTGCTGAAATTCCTTGACCAAGGCACGACGCCGGAGGGCTGGGCGGCCAGCGCAGCCTGA
- a CDS encoding ABC transporter permease, with the protein MRFILRRNWLRLLIWALVLAIMIPIVYSSQQEAFPTQAARDAYANVANTPAIAAMTGLPYAAGSLGGILVIKIWMTLAVALGFAAIFLVTRNGRADEEAGRTELLRGSALGRHAFSLANYAVVGGLCIVTGLLITLLALSDNLPAAGSWVLGGSIAGVGLAFVGVAALCGQLSSSSRGANSLGVAVLAVFYLIRAVADVNASDTKVTALSWFSPIGWGQNMRSFSQDTWWPFLALLAFAAACCVLALRIETRRDLGMGLLPERRGPGHATAVLTSPIGLALRLQRATLISWLFGAIVAGLFFGSVAKAMTTVLDPSNSYAKAFLGGSHDMLNGIMGMFVLFTAMLAGAFALQSLSGARAEESGGRLESQLAGSLARTGWLGAHIAVAAAGSAAMLLLGGWLTGVSSNGAATGAAMAAAAFSYWPAVLLMMGVLLFLHGFLPRLSVSLSWAVYGISVVVAMFGPLFSLSEATIKATPFGAVPRMPAESFALPPLVVLIVIAVVLGVLGIWRFRNRDIMAE; encoded by the coding sequence GTGCGGTTCATCCTGCGCCGCAACTGGTTGCGCCTGCTGATCTGGGCCCTGGTGCTGGCCATCATGATCCCCATCGTTTATTCCTCCCAGCAGGAGGCCTTTCCCACGCAGGCGGCCAGGGATGCCTACGCCAACGTGGCCAACACCCCGGCCATTGCGGCGATGACAGGTCTGCCGTATGCGGCCGGCAGCCTGGGCGGCATCCTCGTCATCAAAATCTGGATGACGCTCGCCGTCGCCTTGGGCTTTGCCGCGATCTTCCTGGTGACCCGCAACGGCCGCGCCGATGAGGAAGCCGGCCGCACCGAACTGCTGCGCGGCTCCGCACTGGGACGGCACGCCTTCAGCCTGGCGAACTACGCGGTGGTGGGCGGGCTCTGCATCGTCACGGGCCTGCTGATCACGCTGCTGGCCCTGTCCGATAATCTGCCGGCCGCCGGTTCCTGGGTGCTGGGCGGCTCGATCGCCGGCGTCGGGCTGGCCTTCGTCGGTGTCGCGGCACTCTGCGGGCAGCTGAGTTCCTCCAGCCGGGGCGCGAACTCCTTGGGCGTGGCCGTGCTGGCCGTCTTTTATCTGATCCGGGCCGTTGCGGATGTGAACGCGTCCGACACCAAGGTGACCGCCCTGAGCTGGTTCTCGCCGATCGGCTGGGGCCAGAACATGCGTTCGTTCTCCCAAGACACGTGGTGGCCGTTCCTGGCCCTGCTCGCCTTCGCCGCAGCCTGCTGTGTGCTGGCGCTACGCATTGAAACCCGCCGGGACTTGGGCATGGGCCTGCTGCCCGAACGCCGCGGACCGGGTCACGCCACCGCGGTGCTGACCTCACCCATCGGGTTGGCGTTGCGCCTGCAGCGGGCCACCCTGATTTCCTGGCTGTTCGGTGCAATCGTGGCCGGCCTGTTTTTCGGCAGCGTGGCGAAAGCCATGACCACGGTCTTGGACCCGTCAAATTCATATGCCAAGGCGTTCCTCGGCGGCTCACATGACATGCTCAACGGCATCATGGGCATGTTCGTGCTGTTCACCGCCATGCTGGCCGGCGCCTTTGCACTGCAAAGCCTGTCCGGTGCCCGGGCCGAGGAATCCGGCGGACGGCTCGAGTCCCAACTGGCCGGATCGCTCGCCCGCACCGGCTGGCTCGGCGCGCACATCGCCGTGGCCGCCGCGGGTTCTGCCGCGATGCTGCTGCTCGGCGGCTGGCTCACCGGTGTCTCCTCCAACGGTGCCGCAACAGGTGCCGCCATGGCCGCGGCGGCTTTCTCCTACTGGCCGGCCGTGCTGCTGATGATGGGCGTGCTGTTATTTTTGCACGGTTTCCTGCCCCGGCTGAGCGTCAGCCTGAGCTGGGCCGTGTACGGCATCTCTGTGGTGGTGGCCATGTTCGGGCCTTTGTTTTCCCTCTCCGAGGCAACCATCAAGGCCACACCGTTTGGCGCCGTCCCCCGCATGCCTGCAGAGAGCTTCGCCCTGCCGCCGCTCGTGGTCTTGATCGTGATCGCCGTGGTGCTTGGAGTGTTGGGAATCTGGCGTTTCCGGAACCGCGACATCATGGCGGAGTAG
- a CDS encoding dienelactone hydrolase family protein encodes MGTMIDFAAAGQEFQAYRSEPSGPAQGAVLVIHEIWGLTAHIKDVADRFAAEGYLAVAPDLMGLAGLDAVLLAELGERRADPAAQAEAQPKLRAATAPLNSPESAAQIKAGVAAVFNYLEATPEGAGRTAAVGFCFGGTYAFALAVEEPRLKAAVPFYGHAGYATAELSAIACPILAFYGADDAGLMASLSDLAHRMQEAEVDFRPTVFPGAGHAFFNDANPSMYRQEAAATAWGQTLAFLESQLSRD; translated from the coding sequence ATGGGAACAATGATTGATTTTGCGGCGGCGGGACAGGAATTCCAGGCATACCGGTCGGAGCCGTCGGGCCCTGCACAGGGTGCGGTGCTGGTGATCCACGAAATTTGGGGGCTCACCGCGCACATCAAGGACGTGGCGGACAGGTTTGCGGCCGAAGGCTACCTCGCGGTGGCGCCCGACCTCATGGGCTTGGCTGGTTTGGACGCCGTGCTGCTGGCCGAATTGGGTGAACGGCGGGCCGATCCCGCGGCACAGGCCGAAGCCCAGCCCAAGCTTCGGGCCGCCACAGCGCCCCTGAACTCCCCGGAAAGTGCGGCGCAAATCAAGGCAGGCGTGGCCGCAGTCTTCAACTATTTGGAGGCAACACCGGAGGGCGCAGGACGGACAGCGGCGGTTGGTTTCTGTTTTGGCGGGACGTACGCGTTTGCCCTGGCTGTGGAGGAGCCACGGCTGAAGGCGGCCGTGCCGTTTTATGGCCACGCCGGCTATGCAACAGCCGAGCTCTCCGCCATTGCGTGCCCCATCTTGGCGTTTTACGGCGCGGACGATGCCGGCCTGATGGCGTCCCTGTCGGATCTTGCGCACCGCATGCAGGAAGCGGAGGTTGACTTCCGTCCCACCGTTTTCCCTGGCGCAGGCCACGCGTTTTTCAACGACGCCAACCCGTCCATGTACCGCCAGGAAGCCGCCGCCACTGCATGGGGGCAAACGCTGGCGTTCCTGGAAAGCCAACTCTCCCGGGATTAG
- a CDS encoding ABC-F family ATP-binding cassette domain-containing protein, with protein MSLIRLNDVSVRFDKVQVLRETFFKLEAGDRVGLIGRNGSGKSTLLKLVMDQVEPDTGTVSVELGTKIGYFSQFSELNGAQTILEVLEDVFAHVKEIEAELAEIDAALGADPSESDMDRLIHRQSELFADMDRLDGWDYQRSIDKVLTTLGFNEAHRVCAIDELSGGWRNRAALAKILLEAPDVLLLDEPTNYLDVAGVEWLEGWFKNFQGAAIIVSHDRKFLDAVVTRIIEVENFHLHEYPGSFSEYVVAKQFRLKTLESQFMHESELLAFEAEGISDRREASKAASKGLDSKLSKIKKSRAPRPVDKIITEIYGGLHVKDVLCRVESLTKSYGDRTLFSDLSFEIRRGNRIVVLGSNGSGKSTLLRALTGEEPADSGYVAWAKGGGLVSYNQVLDELDPDDTVTHAVNAMPDSLALTATKKSVNRFLAMFQFSEADLKQRIGALSGGQRARVAMAQCLLSGASVLVLDEPTNHLDMSSTQVMERALLHFPGAVLVVSHDRFFTDKIANRRLVFNPDAPGTIDVRMG; from the coding sequence ATGAGCTTGATCCGCCTCAATGACGTTTCCGTGCGCTTCGACAAGGTCCAGGTGCTGCGCGAGACGTTTTTTAAGTTGGAGGCGGGGGACAGGGTTGGCCTGATCGGGCGCAACGGTTCCGGAAAGTCAACGCTGCTCAAGCTCGTGATGGACCAGGTGGAGCCCGACACTGGCACCGTCAGTGTGGAACTCGGCACGAAAATCGGCTACTTCTCACAGTTCTCGGAGTTGAACGGCGCGCAGACCATCCTTGAGGTGCTGGAGGACGTGTTTGCGCATGTGAAGGAGATTGAGGCTGAGCTCGCGGAGATTGACGCGGCGCTCGGTGCGGATCCCTCGGAAAGCGACATGGACCGACTGATTCACCGACAGTCCGAGCTCTTTGCCGACATGGACAGGCTTGACGGCTGGGATTACCAGCGCTCCATCGACAAGGTCCTGACCACGCTGGGCTTCAACGAGGCCCACCGCGTGTGTGCGATCGACGAGCTGTCCGGAGGGTGGCGCAACCGTGCAGCCCTGGCAAAGATCCTGCTCGAGGCCCCCGACGTCCTGCTGCTCGATGAGCCCACCAACTACCTTGACGTGGCCGGTGTGGAATGGCTGGAAGGCTGGTTCAAGAACTTCCAGGGCGCGGCGATCATCGTCTCGCACGATCGGAAATTCCTTGACGCCGTGGTCACACGCATCATCGAGGTGGAAAACTTCCACCTGCACGAATATCCCGGCAGCTTCAGCGAATACGTGGTGGCCAAGCAGTTCCGGCTGAAGACGCTGGAGAGCCAGTTCATGCACGAATCTGAGCTGCTCGCCTTTGAGGCCGAGGGGATTTCCGATAGGCGCGAGGCCTCCAAGGCTGCGTCGAAGGGGCTGGATTCGAAACTTTCCAAGATCAAGAAATCGCGCGCCCCGCGACCGGTGGACAAGATCATCACCGAGATTTACGGGGGGCTGCACGTCAAGGATGTGCTGTGTCGGGTGGAATCGCTGACGAAGTCGTACGGCGACCGGACGCTGTTCAGCGACCTCAGCTTTGAGATCCGCCGCGGCAACCGGATTGTGGTGCTGGGCTCGAACGGCTCGGGCAAGTCGACGCTGCTGCGCGCCCTGACGGGGGAGGAGCCGGCAGATTCCGGCTACGTCGCCTGGGCCAAGGGCGGCGGGCTCGTCTCCTACAACCAGGTTTTGGACGAGCTGGACCCTGACGACACTGTCACCCACGCCGTCAACGCGATGCCCGACAGCCTGGCCCTGACCGCCACGAAGAAGTCCGTCAACCGCTTCCTGGCCATGTTCCAATTCTCCGAGGCTGACCTGAAACAGCGCATCGGTGCGCTGTCCGGCGGGCAGCGCGCCCGCGTCGCCATGGCCCAGTGCCTGCTCTCCGGCGCCTCCGTGCTGGTGCTCGATGAGCCCACCAACCACCTCGACATGTCCAGCACGCAGGTCATGGAACGGGCGCTGCTGCACTTCCCCGGCGCCGTCCTCGTGGTCAGCCACGACCGCTTCTTCACCGACAAGATCGCCAACCGCCGCCTCGTCTTCAACCCCGATGCACCCGGAACCATCGACGTGCGCATGGGCTGA
- a CDS encoding ABC transporter ATP-binding protein, with the protein MSNTVPAVEVQGLHKRFGSTTALAGLNLRVDRGTVAGFLGPNGSGKSTTIRILLGLLRSDGGSASLLGGDPWRDAVELHRRIAYVPGDVSLWPNLTGGQAIDILSKLRGGVDNAKRDSLLERFELDPTKKARSYSKGNRQKVALVAGLASNAELLILDEPTSGLDPLMEQVFTDCIREMKAQGRSVLLSSHIFAEVEKLCDTVTIIREGKTVEAGRLDELRHLHRTVVTVLLDRDASVLGGVAGVNQLVTDGNHATFTVGEAELGGVLAAISAFNPRQLVSSPPSLEDLFLRHYGGVASSSTTAAGSTGTDGTKAAGATGTDGTKAAGATGTDGTTGTDSASAQAAGAR; encoded by the coding sequence ATGTCCAACACCGTTCCGGCAGTCGAGGTACAAGGGCTGCACAAGAGGTTTGGAAGCACCACCGCCCTGGCAGGGTTGAACCTGCGGGTGGATCGGGGCACCGTCGCAGGATTCCTGGGACCAAACGGCTCGGGCAAGTCCACCACCATCCGCATCCTGCTGGGTCTTTTGCGGTCCGACGGCGGCAGCGCAAGCCTGCTGGGCGGCGATCCCTGGCGTGACGCCGTCGAGCTTCACCGGCGCATCGCCTACGTGCCCGGCGATGTCAGCCTGTGGCCCAACCTGACCGGAGGGCAGGCCATCGACATCCTCTCCAAGTTGCGCGGCGGCGTGGACAATGCCAAGCGCGACAGTCTGCTGGAGCGTTTTGAGTTGGACCCCACCAAGAAGGCGCGCAGCTATTCCAAGGGAAACCGGCAAAAGGTGGCCCTCGTTGCCGGGCTGGCCTCCAACGCGGAACTGCTGATCCTTGATGAGCCGACGTCGGGCCTGGACCCGCTCATGGAGCAGGTCTTCACGGACTGCATCCGCGAGATGAAGGCGCAGGGTCGCAGCGTGCTGCTCTCCAGCCACATCTTCGCCGAGGTCGAAAAGCTGTGTGACACCGTCACCATCATCCGCGAGGGCAAGACGGTGGAGGCCGGCCGGCTGGACGAACTGCGACATCTGCACCGCACCGTGGTCACCGTCCTGCTGGACCGCGACGCATCCGTGCTCGGCGGCGTTGCCGGCGTGAACCAACTCGTCACGGACGGCAACCACGCCACGTTTACTGTGGGCGAGGCCGAACTCGGCGGCGTGCTCGCTGCCATCTCCGCGTTCAATCCGCGCCAGCTCGTCTCAAGCCCACCGTCCCTTGAGGACCTGTTCCTGCGCCACTACGGCGGCGTTGCTTCCTCAAGCACGACGGCGGCCGGCAGCACCGGGACGGACGGCACCAAGGCGGCCGGCGCCACCGGGACGGACGGCACCAAGGCGGCCGGCGCCACCGGGACGGACGGCACCACTGGTACGGACTCAGCCTCGGCGCAGGCAGCGGGTGCGCGATGA
- a CDS encoding DivIVA domain-containing protein, giving the protein MHSSDIASISFATTRLHEGYAIPEVDEFVKSVRKAMEKWEAGLAGGLAAADIMQARFTPIKFFKGYNENQVDDFLDEAAETFSAYETGTRPAT; this is encoded by the coding sequence ATGCACAGTTCGGATATTGCCAGTATCAGTTTCGCCACGACCAGGCTGCATGAGGGCTATGCAATTCCTGAGGTGGACGAGTTTGTGAAGTCGGTCCGCAAGGCAATGGAAAAATGGGAGGCCGGCCTGGCCGGCGGACTCGCAGCCGCGGACATCATGCAGGCCCGTTTTACCCCCATCAAGTTCTTCAAGGGGTACAACGAAAATCAGGTCGATGACTTCCTGGACGAGGCGGCGGAAACGTTCTCAGCCTATGAAACCGGCACCCGGCCAGCCACCTGA
- a CDS encoding HNH endonuclease signature motif containing protein yields MSIREQFPGDRGGGATQDVVALLAALTRALPSIEHFGSDNVELAGLPERPVYPVPDPLPVTQLSVAQDAYDAAMASLAEIKRHEDALDGAKARLIARAVGAAGVEAELLGLDTWQDGIAASSTATEIALTLGIPERTAAALEYHSVVLVKERPEVLAALEAGELSWHHATIINDEVRTLQETPTTTVEDATLLEARLLVLAENTTAASFAGKARRAREKMHPETMATRTKEAFRKRTISCDPGKDGMSWLTMHLPTVSASAIYTHCTRLARAIKAEAHRAQHAADAFGTGQDCREYRTLDQLRADIAAILLLGQDLPLCPAGSTGASDTGTGTGTDTGTGTAKGGSPPVFGDSGTAPWPAKGAQATADPGKSTKPGSSSEPGMSSLGQACAFEVSLVEQFDVPPWSHERGSKDIVAGDGPDQKISTSTVEDLGTSGTASTGQRAPTPSGPSVSTSNSSSHRQETLAEGTVLPAHAEPTVPADSFIAPLGSNGSNSSHSAQDADNSSSQVAGDGGQEPAEALAGELVGDGSGLVGWIVDGIPEDPQTEYQQQLQELAHSKVLTDPPLPEALVIVTVPYLGLLGITDEPGELAGPQGGPVPAEIARKLLAHSSSFLRVLTDPISGEALPLQPERYILRAAEKAVLQALAGGCYVPNCPNPVMDTELDHLRAFEFGGASTLTNLRAACKRHHTLKHFKDDKNRRGERRSINEPERHGIKLRGWTAKVTDDGRVGWIAPSGTYQPPLNTDPQRPMYPKWLKKLINKSLHKRRA; encoded by the coding sequence ATGAGTATTCGGGAGCAGTTCCCCGGGGACCGGGGTGGTGGGGCCACACAGGATGTGGTGGCACTGCTGGCTGCGTTGACTCGTGCTCTTCCTTCCATTGAACACTTTGGGTCTGACAATGTTGAGCTGGCGGGCTTGCCCGAACGTCCCGTCTATCCGGTACCTGATCCGCTGCCGGTGACCCAGCTCTCCGTGGCACAAGACGCCTATGACGCCGCGATGGCATCCTTGGCTGAGATTAAACGCCACGAGGACGCGCTCGACGGGGCCAAAGCACGCTTGATTGCCCGTGCCGTCGGGGCAGCCGGTGTGGAGGCTGAACTGCTGGGACTGGACACCTGGCAAGACGGGATCGCGGCTTCCTCCACAGCGACGGAAATCGCACTAACCCTCGGCATCCCCGAACGTACGGCAGCAGCCCTGGAGTATCACAGCGTGGTACTGGTCAAGGAACGCCCCGAGGTGTTGGCCGCGTTGGAGGCTGGGGAACTTTCCTGGCATCACGCAACGATCATCAACGACGAAGTCCGTACATTGCAGGAAACCCCCACGACAACCGTTGAGGATGCGACCCTTCTGGAGGCCCGGCTGCTGGTGCTGGCAGAGAACACGACGGCGGCCTCCTTTGCCGGGAAGGCCCGGCGGGCGCGGGAGAAAATGCACCCGGAAACCATGGCAACCCGGACCAAGGAAGCCTTTCGCAAACGCACCATCAGCTGCGACCCCGGCAAAGACGGCATGTCCTGGCTGACCATGCACCTCCCTACGGTCAGCGCCTCCGCGATTTACACGCACTGCACCCGCCTGGCCCGCGCCATCAAGGCCGAGGCCCACCGCGCGCAGCACGCAGCAGACGCCTTCGGCACCGGCCAGGACTGCCGGGAATACAGGACCCTCGATCAGCTGCGGGCCGACATCGCCGCGATCCTGCTCCTGGGCCAGGACCTGCCCCTGTGCCCGGCGGGCTCAACCGGCGCCTCAGACACCGGCACTGGCACTGGCACCGATACTGGCACCGGCACCGCAAAGGGTGGGTCGCCTCCGGTGTTCGGAGATTCCGGAACTGCTCCGTGGCCTGCGAAAGGGGCTCAGGCTACGGCCGACCCCGGCAAGTCAACTAAGCCGGGCAGTTCAAGCGAGCCGGGCATGTCGTCCTTGGGGCAGGCCTGCGCCTTCGAGGTATCGCTGGTCGAGCAATTCGATGTGCCTCCCTGGTCACACGAGCGGGGCAGCAAGGACATCGTGGCCGGTGACGGTCCCGACCAGAAAATCAGCACCAGCACCGTTGAGGACCTAGGGACCAGCGGCACCGCGTCCACCGGGCAGCGTGCCCCTACCCCCTCTGGCCCATCCGTTAGCACCTCCAATTCATCCAGCCACCGCCAGGAAACCTTGGCGGAGGGGACAGTTCTGCCCGCCCACGCTGAACCCACAGTTCCAGCCGACAGTTTCATCGCACCGCTGGGCTCCAACGGATCCAACAGCTCCCACAGCGCACAGGACGCCGACAACTCCTCTTCGCAGGTTGCCGGAGATGGTGGACAGGAACCGGCAGAGGCACTTGCGGGGGAACTGGTCGGGGACGGGTCCGGGCTGGTGGGGTGGATCGTTGACGGGATTCCCGAAGACCCGCAAACCGAATACCAACAGCAGCTTCAGGAGCTGGCCCACTCAAAGGTCCTGACCGATCCGCCCCTGCCCGAAGCCCTGGTGATCGTCACGGTACCCTACCTGGGGCTGTTGGGGATTACCGATGAACCAGGGGAACTCGCCGGCCCGCAAGGCGGACCCGTCCCAGCAGAAATCGCCCGGAAACTCCTAGCCCATTCCTCCTCGTTCCTGCGCGTGCTCACCGACCCGATCAGCGGCGAAGCCCTGCCACTGCAACCAGAACGCTACATACTCCGAGCGGCAGAGAAAGCCGTGCTGCAAGCACTCGCCGGAGGCTGCTACGTCCCGAACTGTCCAAACCCTGTCATGGACACCGAACTCGACCACCTGCGCGCCTTCGAGTTCGGCGGCGCCTCCACCCTGACAAACCTGCGCGCGGCCTGCAAACGCCACCACACCCTAAAGCACTTCAAAGACGACAAAAACCGGCGCGGAGAACGTCGCAGCATCAACGAACCCGAACGCCATGGCATCAAACTACGCGGCTGGACCGCCAAAGTCACCGACGATGGCCGCGTCGGCTGGATCGCACCCAGCGGCACCTACCAACCACCACTGAATACCGACCCGCAACGACCCATGTACCCCAAATGGCTCAAGAAACTCATCAACAAGTCTCTCCACAAGCGCCGCGCCTAA